In Gammaproteobacteria bacterium, one genomic interval encodes:
- a CDS encoding DUF4239 domain-containing protein: protein MLQGIYQLSDLNIFIGLAFIFIIMSVPVIFIVRRYVPIELRYRDNPVIGNISALISIIYGVLVGLMALYLINNISYTADAVQREANAVADIYRDTRLLKDPQRSQIQTTLKNYLERVINVEWTTMKNGLALDAVGRTTIESITDELVTYPAHSTAESLLLHDMLDGVKTLYDAREQRIHMSHAQLNSQIWLVILIGTFLIIIINYIYGINFYLHILTVSAVALMAASVIFLLLTLDRPFQGEFGIQPSAFQSVLSFIEIYEKN from the coding sequence ATGTTGCAGGGTATATACCAATTATCAGATTTAAATATATTTATTGGTTTAGCTTTTATTTTTATCATCATGTCTGTCCCCGTCATTTTTATTGTGCGCAGGTATGTTCCCATTGAATTACGGTATCGCGATAATCCGGTCATTGGCAATATCAGCGCTCTAATTAGTATTATTTACGGTGTGCTTGTGGGTTTAATGGCACTTTATCTTATTAACAATATTAGTTATACCGCAGATGCAGTGCAACGCGAAGCCAATGCAGTAGCCGACATTTACCGCGACACACGCTTACTCAAAGACCCCCAACGCAGCCAAATTCAAACCACTTTAAAAAATTATTTGGAGCGCGTGATTAATGTTGAATGGACGACGATGAAAAATGGGTTAGCCTTAGATGCAGTCGGTCGAACTACGATTGAAAGCATCACCGACGAGCTTGTGACTTATCCTGCTCATAGTACTGCGGAATCACTGTTACTCCACGACATGCTAGACGGCGTTAAAACACTATATGACGCACGTGAGCAACGGATTCACATGAGTCACGCACAATTAAATAGTCAAATTTGGCTCGTTATTTTAATTGGTACATTTTTAATTATCATTATTAATTATATTTATGGCATCAATTTTTATTTACACATTTTAACCGTCAGTGCGGTTGCATTAATGGCAGCCTCAGTTATCTTTTTACTTTTGACGCTAGACCGTCCCTTTCAAGGCGAATTCGGAATCCAGCCGAGTGCTTTTCAATCTGTGTTAAGCTTTATCGAAATTTATGAGAAAAATTGA
- a CDS encoding Hpt domain-containing protein gives MDITHLPIIDWDLGKKLAGNKMDLACDILDFFMKDIANDVKVIKLLFTQGQYDHLLRQAHKLHSALCYCGLPRLKMIVASLEAQLKAKITTQLAPLIEQLETEVTVLFNYYARTPSAAKL, from the coding sequence ATGGATATAACTCATCTTCCCATTATTGACTGGGACTTAGGGAAGAAGCTTGCCGGAAACAAAATGGACCTGGCGTGTGACATTCTCGATTTTTTTATGAAAGACATAGCCAATGATGTCAAAGTTATTAAACTCCTTTTTACCCAGGGCCAATATGATCATCTCTTAAGGCAAGCTCATAAGCTGCATAGCGCCTTATGCTATTGCGGCTTACCTCGTTTAAAAATGATAGTTGCGAGCCTTGAGGCTCAGCTTAAAGCCAAGATTACTACGCAATTAGCCCCGCTGATCGAGCAACTCGAGACGGAAGTGACCGTCCTATTCAACTATTACGCGCGCACTCCAAGTGCTGCGAAGCTTTGA
- the rlmD gene encoding 23S rRNA (uracil(1939)-C(5))-methyltransferase RlmD, whose translation MIKKVKIDQEPERTLSVTGFSHDGRGIGECLNKKTFIFGALPDETVVCKLTKKRSNYLEAKTIRVVEAAKERVEPICQHFGLCGGCVLQHMDTPTQLSLKQNTLLQHLKHFGQVEPAEVLPPLHATDEGYRHKARLGVRFVYKKNKLLIGFREKESRYLADIEECAVLHPRIGKNLVAMSQCIDALETKESIAQIEVAMGDKDIALVIRHLAPLTPADKEKLIEFSKMHHYQILLQPNPPAQLEQLWPIQPEPRLSFSLPAYQLTYQFHPLDFTQVNLPLNRLMVDQAIHLLDIVSTDRVLDLYCGIGNFTLPIARYAQEVVGIEGSEEMVLRGEGNATLNHISNVKFYAANLMNELTNAVWLKRYDKVLLDPPRTGAKELLPYFHLFAPKRIVYVSCNTATLARDAQILVHELGYTLQQAGIMNMFPHTAHIEAMAVFTKK comes from the coding sequence ATGATAAAAAAAGTAAAAATTGACCAAGAACCAGAACGGACCTTAAGTGTGACTGGGTTTAGCCATGATGGACGTGGCATCGGAGAGTGTCTCAACAAAAAAACATTTATCTTTGGCGCACTGCCTGATGAAACAGTCGTTTGCAAACTTACTAAAAAACGATCCAATTATCTTGAAGCGAAAACCATTCGGGTGGTTGAAGCGGCTAAAGAACGAGTTGAACCCATTTGCCAGCATTTTGGTTTGTGCGGTGGCTGCGTCTTACAACATATGGATACACCAACCCAACTTTCTTTAAAACAAAACACGCTATTACAACATTTGAAACACTTTGGCCAGGTGGAACCCGCAGAAGTGCTTCCGCCGTTACACGCAACCGATGAAGGATATCGTCATAAAGCGCGGTTGGGCGTGCGGTTTGTTTATAAAAAAAATAAATTGCTCATTGGTTTTCGTGAAAAAGAAAGTCGCTATCTTGCAGATATTGAAGAATGTGCTGTGTTGCATCCCCGTATTGGAAAAAATTTAGTAGCCATGTCGCAGTGTATCGATGCACTTGAGACTAAAGAAAGCATTGCTCAAATTGAAGTAGCTATGGGAGATAAAGACATTGCATTAGTAATTCGGCATTTAGCCCCTCTGACTCCTGCGGATAAAGAAAAGTTAATTGAGTTTTCTAAGATGCATCATTATCAAATTTTGCTGCAACCCAATCCCCCAGCACAACTTGAGCAACTTTGGCCGATTCAACCTGAACCACGTTTAAGTTTTTCGCTGCCTGCTTATCAACTAACCTATCAATTTCACCCGCTTGACTTTACCCAAGTCAATTTGCCTTTAAATCGGCTCATGGTTGATCAAGCCATTCACTTGCTGGACATTGTGTCGACTGATCGTGTTCTTGATTTATATTGTGGAATTGGAAACTTTACTTTACCCATTGCCCGTTACGCCCAAGAAGTTGTTGGTATTGAAGGTAGTGAAGAAATGGTGTTGCGCGGCGAAGGAAATGCAACCTTAAATCACATCAGTAACGTGAAATTTTATGCAGCTAATTTGATGAATGAATTAACAAATGCGGTATGGCTTAAGCGCTATGACAAAGTGCTTCTTGATCCACCCCGAACGGGTGCTAAAGAACTATTACCATATTTTCACCTTTTCGCGCCCAAAAGAATTGTGTATGTTTCATGTAACACAGCCACTTTAGCACGCGATGCGCAAATTCTTGTTCACGAATTAGGCTATACATTGCAACAGGCAGGAATCATGAACATGTTTCCTCATACTGCACATATCGAGGCGATGGCGGTTTTTACAAAAAAGTAG
- a CDS encoding glycosyltransferase family 2 protein: MHPSQRQVALHNKSVFISCIIPVFNEADNIQLFIEHLNEMLKTLSHSYEMILVDDGSTDESVAKIRQLASLYPLKLLGLSRNFGKEIALTAGLEHAHGQVAILIDGDFQHPIALLPEFLNQWGLGYDMVYGLRQDRAGESYFKRQFAHLFYWLMRKIAQVDIPNNAGDFRLIDKKIMAALSTFPERTRFMKGLYAWVGYKKMGIPYEVQARRGGQSGWGLRSLAELALTGITSFSNVPLRVWGFIGSIISFISLLYAIYMVTVTLIYGADLPGFPTLIVAIMFLGGIQLLSIGILGEYIARIFTEVKQRPKYLLEVKEGFDEK; this comes from the coding sequence ATGCATCCTTCCCAACGCCAAGTTGCTTTGCACAATAAATCAGTTTTTATATCTTGCATCATTCCGGTTTTTAACGAAGCAGATAACATCCAACTTTTTATCGAACATCTCAATGAAATGCTTAAAACATTGTCTCATTCTTACGAAATGATTTTAGTTGATGATGGAAGCACGGATGAGAGCGTTGCAAAAATCCGTCAACTTGCATCTCTTTATCCCTTAAAATTATTAGGACTCTCACGTAATTTTGGCAAGGAAATTGCGTTAACCGCAGGTCTTGAGCACGCGCACGGTCAAGTTGCTATTTTAATTGATGGTGATTTTCAGCATCCAATTGCCTTACTACCTGAATTTTTAAATCAATGGGGGCTAGGTTATGACATGGTTTATGGGCTACGACAAGACCGTGCTGGCGAGTCTTATTTTAAACGTCAATTTGCCCATTTATTTTATTGGCTAATGCGTAAAATTGCGCAAGTTGATATTCCCAATAACGCTGGCGACTTCAGACTAATCGATAAAAAAATCATGGCCGCTTTGTCTACTTTTCCTGAGCGCACTCGTTTTATGAAGGGATTGTATGCGTGGGTGGGTTATAAAAAAATGGGTATTCCTTACGAAGTACAAGCAAGACGAGGAGGGCAAAGTGGTTGGGGTTTAAGAAGTTTAGCTGAACTTGCCCTTACAGGTATCACTTCTTTTTCGAATGTTCCGTTACGTGTTTGGGGTTTTATCGGTTCGATCATTTCTTTTATTTCACTTCTTTATGCGATTTACATGGTAACAGTGACGCTGATTTATGGCGCGGATCTACCAGGTTTCCCGACACTTATTGTTGCTATCATGTTTTTAGGGGGTATCCAGTTATTATCTATTGGCATTTTGGGTGAATACATTGCGCGGATTTTTACCGAAGTCAAACAACGTCCTAAATATTTATTAGAAGTAAAAGAAGGCTTTGATGAGAAGTAA
- a CDS encoding cold-shock protein translates to MSARESGTVKWFNNSKGYGFIQRDQGGDVFVHFRAIQGDGYRTLEEGMRVEYTVTQGQKGLQAEDVSIVK, encoded by the coding sequence ATGTCAGCACGAGAAAGTGGAACTGTAAAATGGTTCAACAATAGTAAAGGTTATGGGTTTATTCAGCGAGATCAAGGTGGCGATGTTTTTGTTCACTTCCGAGCAATTCAAGGGGACGGTTACCGCACGCTTGAAGAAGGAATGCGCGTTGAATACACTGTTACACAGGGACAAAAAGGTCTTCAAGCAGAAGACGTCTCTATTGTTAAATAA
- the ttcA gene encoding tRNA 2-thiocytidine(32) synthetase TtcA, translating to MASLAELEKKLLHYTGKAIADFNMIQHGDRVMVGLSGGKDSFTLVRILQLLQQRAKINFELFAFTLDQAQPGWKDDDLRAWLKNHAIKHVILHKDTYSIVKEKIPEGQTYCSLCSRLRRGIIYRYAEAEGYNKIALGHHRDDLIRTLLMSILYNGEIRSMPPKLLSDNKKHIVIRPLAFCQEKDIAAFAEKMGFPIIPCNLCGSQENLMRKKIKVLIDQLALENPKVPSNILHALTSIKPSQLMDKNFWDFNNLEKQRDENEESVNEQLLGNVWSNI from the coding sequence ATGGCCTCGTTAGCAGAGCTAGAAAAAAAATTATTACATTATACCGGTAAAGCCATTGCCGATTTTAACATGATTCAGCACGGTGATCGTGTGATGGTAGGTTTGTCTGGCGGAAAAGATTCATTTACGCTCGTTAGAATTTTACAGTTACTGCAACAACGCGCAAAAATTAATTTTGAACTATTTGCTTTCACCCTCGACCAAGCTCAACCGGGCTGGAAAGATGATGACTTAAGAGCATGGTTAAAAAATCACGCCATCAAACACGTCATTTTACACAAAGATACTTATTCGATTGTAAAAGAAAAAATTCCCGAAGGTCAAACCTACTGTTCTTTATGTTCACGCTTACGGAGGGGGATTATTTATCGTTATGCAGAAGCAGAAGGTTATAATAAAATTGCATTGGGACACCATCGAGATGATTTGATTAGAACTTTGCTCATGTCAATTCTATATAATGGTGAAATTCGTTCCATGCCCCCAAAATTATTAAGTGATAATAAAAAGCATATTGTTATAAGGCCGTTAGCATTTTGCCAAGAAAAAGATATTGCCGCTTTTGCTGAAAAAATGGGCTTTCCTATTATTCCCTGTAATCTTTGTGGTTCACAAGAAAATTTAATGCGTAAAAAAATTAAAGTTTTAATTGATCAACTTGCTTTAGAAAACCCCAAGGTTCCGAGTAATATACTTCATGCACTTACCAGCATCAAACCAAGTCAGTTAATGGATAAAAATTTTTGGGATTTTAATAACCTTGAAAAACAAAGAGATGAAAACGAGGAAAGTGTCAATGAGCAGTTATTGGGAAATGTATGGTCTAACATCTGA
- a CDS encoding MFS transporter — MPQGAGALFLIQIFSTFGFSVLYSTLILYATQGLHMSDKLATSITGSFVALNYFLHLLGGYIGGRFLSYRGLFAVGMALQIIGCLLISVPESHYLLWGLAAFLGGSGLNITCINCMVTQLFEPDDKRREAAFLWNYSGMNIGFFVGFSLGGYFHLLQAYQELFLLSAGGNLIALIITFFNWKTLKDRQTSFSDAAKNKQRKAMLIGVTSIVVLFFSLRILLEHTALCNQLIILISIAMFILLIGLATKQKGLAAQSKMWGYIILALAALIFWTLYQLAPMGLNLFVERNVDRHFFNFIIAPQWIQNINTLVIIFGGPLLSILFSHLRDRGITISIPLQFSLALGLIGLSLCVLPIGIHFANAQGFVNFNWVLLAFILMSMGELFIAPIGYAMVGQLAPLHLQGLMMGIWMMVIGFAAIFSHYFSKMALGTIASTDPLLTNPSYSHTFNLLGWSAIGAGLLLFIATPVLTRLTQERKKTHVTTSLWKENLAN; from the coding sequence ATGCCGCAGGGCGCTGGTGCATTATTTCTTATTCAAATCTTTTCAACCTTTGGTTTTAGTGTGCTTTATTCCACTTTAATATTGTATGCCACACAAGGTCTGCATATGAGTGACAAGCTGGCAACGAGTATTACGGGGTCATTTGTCGCACTCAATTATTTTTTACACTTGCTGGGTGGATATATTGGCGGTCGTTTCCTAAGCTATAGAGGATTATTTGCAGTAGGGATGGCTCTGCAAATTATCGGGTGTCTACTCATTTCAGTTCCTGAAAGTCATTATCTATTGTGGGGATTAGCGGCATTCTTAGGGGGAAGTGGCCTCAATATCACTTGCATTAATTGCATGGTGACACAACTGTTTGAACCGGATGATAAACGCCGTGAAGCTGCTTTTTTGTGGAATTATAGCGGGATGAACATTGGATTTTTTGTAGGCTTTTCCTTAGGGGGTTATTTTCATTTACTCCAGGCATATCAAGAGCTTTTTTTATTGAGTGCGGGTGGTAATTTAATTGCACTCATTATCACTTTTTTTAATTGGAAAACTTTAAAAGATCGTCAAACTTCTTTTAGTGATGCAGCTAAAAATAAGCAACGTAAAGCTATGTTAATCGGTGTTACTTCGATAGTTGTACTTTTTTTCTCATTGCGAATTTTATTAGAGCATACAGCACTTTGTAATCAATTAATTATTCTTATAAGCATTGCCATGTTCATTCTATTAATTGGACTTGCAACAAAACAAAAAGGTTTAGCCGCGCAAAGTAAAATGTGGGGATACATCATTCTTGCCTTGGCTGCTTTAATCTTTTGGACGTTATACCAATTAGCTCCGATGGGTTTAAATTTGTTTGTAGAAAGGAATGTTGACCGGCATTTTTTTAATTTCATTATCGCGCCCCAGTGGATACAAAATATTAATACTCTGGTTATTATTTTTGGTGGACCTTTATTAAGTATTCTTTTTTCTCATTTACGCGACCGCGGCATCACGATTAGCATTCCTTTACAGTTTTCCCTTGCGCTCGGTCTAATTGGATTATCACTTTGTGTTCTTCCGATAGGAATTCATTTTGCCAATGCGCAAGGATTTGTTAACTTTAATTGGGTTTTATTAGCCTTTATTTTGATGAGTATGGGCGAATTATTTATTGCCCCAATTGGCTATGCGATGGTGGGTCAGCTGGCACCGTTACACTTACAGGGTTTAATGATGGGAATTTGGATGATGGTCATTGGTTTCGCTGCCATATTTTCCCATTACTTTTCTAAAATGGCGCTTGGTACAATTGCCTCTACTGATCCATTGCTAACTAATCCAAGTTACAGTCATACTTTCAATTTGCTTGGATGGAGTGCGATTGGCGCAGGATTGTTATTATTTATTGCAACACCGGTCTTAACGCGTTTAACGCAAGAACGCAAAAAGACACATGTAACAACCTCCCTGTGGAAAGAAAACTTAGCGAACTAG
- a CDS encoding ChbG/HpnK family deacetylase, producing MKRIVLCADDYGQAVGITEGILDLVKRKRLSAVSCLVNKTTFPADALRLKPYQKDIDIGLHWNLTEGYAHSAVYQKTYGPVFFPLSVLLRKAFFRQLSWDILREELIAQLTSFKTAFGFLPDYIDGHQHIHQFPILRDVLINVYMHFLSQHHVYIRWVNLKPMGWLGCEFKKRIIHFTGTKVLGRKLRNKKVPHNKSFAGIYSFKQGMRYQQLFPQFLTEVDDKGIILCHPARTITPNDPLGKARIEEYNYFASDQFLKDCDARKIHLEKFF from the coding sequence ATGAAACGCATTGTACTTTGTGCTGATGATTATGGGCAAGCTGTGGGCATCACGGAAGGCATTCTGGATTTAGTAAAGCGTAAACGATTATCTGCAGTGAGCTGTTTGGTCAATAAAACTACTTTTCCTGCAGACGCCCTTCGTCTCAAGCCTTATCAAAAGGATATTGATATTGGCTTGCATTGGAACCTTACGGAAGGCTATGCCCACTCAGCGGTTTATCAAAAAACCTATGGTCCAGTTTTTTTTCCTTTAAGCGTTCTGTTGCGTAAAGCTTTCTTTCGCCAGTTAAGCTGGGATATTTTGAGGGAGGAGTTGATCGCACAACTTACTAGCTTCAAAACGGCTTTTGGTTTTTTACCGGATTATATTGATGGTCACCAACATATCCATCAATTTCCTATCCTCCGCGATGTTTTGATTAACGTGTATATGCATTTTTTGAGCCAACATCACGTCTATATTCGATGGGTTAATTTAAAACCAATGGGTTGGCTTGGTTGTGAATTTAAAAAAAGAATAATTCATTTCACCGGCACGAAAGTGTTGGGAAGAAAATTAAGAAATAAGAAAGTTCCACACAATAAAAGTTTCGCAGGTATTTATTCTTTCAAGCAGGGAATGCGATATCAGCAATTATTCCCTCAATTTTTAACTGAGGTTGACGACAAGGGCATTATTCTCTGCCACCCTGCACGCACTATAACGCCCAATGATCCCTTAGGTAAGGCTCGAATTGAAGAATACAACTATTTTGCATCAGATCAATTTTTAAAAGATTGTGACGCCCGCAAAATTCACTTAGAAAAATTTTTTTAA
- the rocD gene encoding ornithine--oxo-acid transaminase, with protein MADPYITCEETYGARNYHPLPVVLVRGEGVYVWDDHGKAYLDMMSAYSAVSHGHCHPKLVRVLQEQATRLNIVSRAFYTDQLGPFLKRACEVTGYAKALPMNTGAEAVETALKAARKWAYTIKKVPENAAEIISCSGNFHGRTISIVGMSSEPQYRSGFGSFPTGFKTIPYGDAKALEAAITPNTAAFLVEPIQGEGGIVIPPAGYLKACEAICRKNNVLMIVDEIQTGLGRTGKLLACDHDGVKPDAIVLGKALGGGLLPVSLFLTRKEVMDVFTPGDHGSTFGGNPLAAAVAHAAIDVLIEEQLIDRAAILGDYFIKKLKTIKSPLIKAIRGKGLLIGLEIHEGISAHDICLKLLEEGILTKETHQTVIRFAPPLIITESEIDHAIVALKKVFAQIDAASLPKLQSS; from the coding sequence ATGGCTGATCCGTATATTACCTGTGAAGAAACATATGGCGCTCGTAATTATCATCCTTTACCGGTTGTTCTAGTCCGCGGCGAAGGTGTTTACGTGTGGGATGATCATGGTAAGGCTTATCTTGACATGATGAGTGCTTATTCAGCAGTAAGCCATGGACACTGTCATCCTAAATTAGTGCGCGTTTTGCAAGAACAAGCCACGCGTTTGAATATTGTCTCTCGTGCTTTCTACACCGATCAACTCGGCCCGTTTTTAAAGCGCGCGTGCGAAGTCACAGGTTACGCCAAAGCCCTTCCCATGAATACTGGTGCTGAAGCTGTTGAGACGGCACTCAAGGCCGCACGCAAGTGGGCTTATACTATTAAAAAAGTTCCTGAAAATGCAGCGGAAATTATTTCCTGTTCAGGTAATTTTCATGGACGCACCATCAGTATTGTCGGTATGTCTTCTGAACCTCAGTATCGATCTGGTTTTGGTTCTTTCCCGACAGGCTTCAAAACTATTCCCTATGGTGATGCCAAAGCATTAGAAGCGGCTATAACGCCCAACACGGCAGCATTTCTTGTAGAACCGATTCAAGGTGAGGGTGGAATTGTAATACCCCCAGCAGGTTATTTAAAGGCATGTGAAGCGATTTGTCGAAAAAACAATGTGCTGATGATTGTTGATGAAATCCAAACCGGATTAGGTCGCACGGGTAAATTACTTGCGTGTGATCATGACGGCGTTAAGCCTGATGCAATTGTTTTAGGTAAAGCATTAGGGGGTGGCTTACTTCCAGTCTCATTATTTTTAACGCGTAAAGAAGTAATGGATGTATTTACACCCGGTGATCATGGCAGCACCTTTGGTGGCAATCCGTTAGCAGCAGCAGTAGCCCACGCAGCCATTGATGTGTTAATCGAGGAACAATTGATTGATCGTGCCGCTATTCTAGGTGATTACTTCATTAAAAAATTAAAAACAATTAAGTCCCCCTTGATTAAAGCTATTCGTGGTAAAGGATTGTTAATTGGGTTAGAAATTCACGAAGGAATCTCAGCTCATGATATTTGTTTAAAGTTGTTAGAAGAAGGCATTCTAACGAAGGAAACACATCAGACAGTTATTCGTTTTGCGCCACCGCTTATTATTACTGAAAGTGAAATTGACCATGCTATTGTCGCGCTAAAAAAAGTATTTGCACAAATTGATGCAGCAAGCTTGCCAAAGTTACAATCAAGCTAA
- a CDS encoding GtrA family protein, translated as MRSNTSNLILIHQLCRFGVVGLFAALVHFCCVVFLVQWGTLNPLIANVFAFFVAFQFSYWGHRLWTFSDTDVVHFIALPKLLLIQCIVLMLSEVLFYLFLSLSLPYPIALAVVLMILPIFTFISNKFWVFK; from the coding sequence ATGAGAAGTAATACGTCAAACTTGATTTTGATTCATCAATTGTGTCGTTTTGGAGTGGTCGGTTTATTCGCAGCCCTCGTGCATTTTTGTTGCGTCGTTTTTCTTGTTCAATGGGGAACGTTAAATCCACTTATTGCCAATGTTTTTGCTTTTTTTGTTGCATTCCAATTTAGTTATTGGGGTCATCGGTTGTGGACTTTTTCGGATACTGACGTCGTTCACTTCATTGCACTCCCCAAACTGCTTTTAATCCAATGCATCGTTTTAATGCTAAGTGAAGTGTTATTCTATCTATTCTTATCGTTATCTCTTCCTTATCCTATAGCGCTCGCCGTTGTCTTAATGATCCTTCCTATTTTTACCTTTATTTCAAATAAATTTTGGGTTTTTAAGTAA
- a CDS encoding glycosyltransferase family 39 protein, whose product MSSIRRILQNDWIIDLIFFAIMLLLFYTAWLGSYPVFTPDEGRYTEVAREMVARGDYITPRVNGVVFLDKPILYYWLQALSIQLFGLKEWAYRLFPVLLGLIGCLTTYICTRHLFDRLTAWFAAALLATTPLYFACSHYANLDLEVAVLISASLLCFITGVGQEGRRRLWFFCAAYAFSGLAILTKGMIGLAFPVMIVGLWVSLSNQWSVLKRIYIFRGLLIISAIILPWFLLIQRANPEFFYYFFVTQHVTRYLSGAAFNNQSPAWFYVPIVLLGFFPWSLFLFQSFVVNFRNVIKNTKSYSTELYLFLWVICVFTFFSIPHSKIISYILPIFPPLAILIARYFAILYRGDTIKQQHVGWQLIAGGLLFAIVLLVTTFVPILPLPATFTPHIKLIAYLFILSALIGLIFLRRKSLLFHFSLWNITTIAYLLVVIAGATHLNVNTAKPLTTYLQTVLKPEDEVVHYFKYYYDVPLYLHQQVTLVNNWDPLKIRAKDNWARELLDGRHKQEANWLINEEIFWSKWHSKKRLYVFLNTNYLNQFKVGAPTYFVVQKHRDILLVSNQPQVT is encoded by the coding sequence ATGTCGTCCATTCGCCGTATTTTACAAAATGATTGGATTATTGACCTTATTTTTTTTGCCATCATGCTACTTCTTTTTTATACAGCATGGTTGGGCAGTTATCCGGTATTTACGCCCGATGAAGGTCGTTACACTGAAGTTGCACGAGAAATGGTTGCTCGTGGCGATTATATTACACCCCGAGTCAATGGGGTTGTCTTTCTCGATAAACCTATTTTGTATTATTGGCTCCAAGCCTTATCGATCCAATTATTTGGATTAAAAGAATGGGCCTATCGGCTTTTTCCTGTTCTTTTAGGATTAATAGGCTGTTTAACAACCTATATTTGTACAAGACATCTTTTTGATCGACTGACAGCCTGGTTTGCAGCCGCCCTATTGGCAACTACACCCCTCTATTTTGCTTGTTCCCATTATGCCAATCTCGATCTCGAAGTGGCCGTATTAATTAGTGCATCGCTTCTTTGTTTTATTACCGGAGTGGGTCAAGAAGGGCGTAGAAGGTTGTGGTTCTTTTGTGCAGCTTATGCATTTTCAGGTTTAGCCATTTTAACAAAGGGTATGATCGGCCTTGCTTTCCCGGTGATGATCGTGGGGTTATGGGTATCACTCAGTAACCAATGGTCTGTTTTGAAAAGAATTTATATTTTTCGGGGCTTGCTTATCATCAGTGCTATCATTTTACCTTGGTTTTTACTTATTCAGCGCGCTAATCCTGAGTTTTTTTACTACTTTTTTGTCACACAACATGTGACGCGTTATTTGTCTGGCGCTGCATTCAACAACCAATCACCAGCATGGTTTTACGTTCCCATTGTCTTACTTGGTTTTTTCCCTTGGTCCTTATTTTTATTCCAATCCTTCGTCGTCAATTTTCGGAATGTAATAAAAAATACTAAATCATACAGTACTGAACTTTATCTTTTTCTATGGGTCATTTGTGTCTTTACTTTTTTCTCTATTCCTCACTCAAAAATTATCAGTTACATTCTTCCTATTTTCCCCCCGCTCGCCATTTTAATTGCCCGCTACTTTGCAATTTTGTATCGCGGCGATACGATTAAGCAACAACACGTGGGCTGGCAACTTATTGCAGGCGGTCTACTTTTTGCGATTGTCCTATTAGTTACAACGTTTGTGCCGATTCTTCCTCTACCCGCAACTTTTACACCCCACATCAAGCTTATTGCTTATCTCTTTATTTTATCAGCTTTAATCGGTTTAATTTTTTTAAGGAGAAAGAGTTTGCTGTTTCACTTTAGCTTGTGGAACATTACGACAATCGCTTATTTACTTGTGGTCATAGCCGGCGCAACCCACTTAAACGTTAACACTGCCAAACCGTTAACAACCTATCTACAGACCGTTTTGAAACCTGAAGATGAAGTCGTGCATTACTTTAAATATTATTACGATGTTCCCCTCTATCTCCATCAGCAAGTAACTCTCGTTAATAATTGGGATCCCCTTAAAATACGTGCGAAAGATAATTGGGCAAGAGAATTACTTGATGGTCGCCACAAACAAGAAGCCAATTGGTTAATTAATGAAGAAATTTTTTGGTCGAAGTGGCATAGCAAAAAACGCTTGTATGTATTTTTGAATACTAATTATTTAAATCAATTCAAAGTTGGAGCCCCTACTTATTTTGTCGTGCAAAAACATCGTGATATTTTGCTAGTGAGCAACCAACCACAAGTTACTTAA